In the genome of Dermacentor andersoni chromosome 3, qqDerAnde1_hic_scaffold, whole genome shotgun sequence, one region contains:
- the LOC129382863 gene encoding uncharacterized protein: protein MEVTVQSVGTTAGTSGLSREGALQQPGVVAVEPLPRSPPATAQPAAGPGGVRTSYQPRVQRRSRGPRRVSHREALVERLADDYARTVAQNDETNEGVDRLAAATERVVAAVERQADQVAEALRPVGQLSQLLGQLMQEALAARRE, encoded by the exons ATGGAGGTGACCGTGCAATCTGTGGGCACCACCGCTGGAACAAGCGGCCTTTCACGTGAAG GAGCACTGCAGCAGCCAGGAGTGGTCGCTGTTGAGCCACTGCCCCGAAGCCCTCCAGCCACTGCACAGCCTGCAGCTGGCCCTGGCGGAGTGAGAACCA GCTACCAACCCCGGGTGCAGCGCCGGTCTCGAGGCCCTCGTCGGGTGTCCCACCGAGAGGCCTTGGTTGAACGGCTCGCGGATGACTACGCCAGAACCGTCGCACAGAATGACGAGACAAACGAA GGCGTAGACCGGCTGGCTGCAGCTACTGAGCGGGTCGTGGCTGCTGTGGAGCGGCAGGCCGACCAAGTAGCGGAGGCACTGCGGCCAGTGGGGCAGCTTTCGCAGCTCTTGGGCCAACTAATGCAGGAGGCACTGGCTGCAAGGAGGGAATAG